A DNA window from Akkermansiaceae bacterium contains the following coding sequences:
- a CDS encoding IS5 family transposase, whose amino-acid sequence MTAMIYILRTGCPWRAAPPQFGPKQTVYGRWRLWCENGVWASAVRSLARHQTGRLRFVDASHLKVHQDACGGKGGKQAQLIGFTKGRANTKLHAVVDGKGRLVRAALTAGQVSDAKIGQGLVNGLEGCRVVADKAYDRRAMREAVERSGSRSCILLRRGNTAKSTSTKVGIGTGTRWRISCSGSSACGGSRRVTTSWQWCS is encoded by the coding sequence ATGACGGCCATGATTTACATCCTCAGGACCGGTTGCCCCTGGCGGGCCGCTCCGCCGCAGTTCGGTCCAAAGCAAACGGTTTACGGCAGATGGCGGTTGTGGTGCGAGAACGGTGTCTGGGCTTCCGCGGTCCGCTCGTTGGCCCGACATCAGACCGGCAGGCTGAGGTTTGTCGATGCCAGCCATTTGAAGGTCCATCAGGACGCTTGCGGCGGAAAGGGCGGCAAACAGGCCCAGCTCATCGGATTCACCAAGGGCCGGGCGAACACGAAACTTCATGCCGTCGTGGACGGGAAGGGCCGGTTGGTCCGGGCGGCCTTGACGGCGGGACAGGTCAGCGACGCGAAGATCGGCCAGGGGTTGGTGAACGGACTGGAAGGATGCCGGGTGGTGGCGGACAAAGCCTACGACAGGCGTGCCATGCGGGAGGCTGTGGAGCGCTCGGGAAGCCGGAGCTGCATCCTGCTGCGGAGAGGCAACACGGCGAAGTCGACTTCCACAAAGGTTGGTATCGGAACCGGCACGAGGTGGAGAATTTCTTGCAGCGGATCAAGCGCATGCGGCGGATCGCGACGCGTTACGACAAGCTGGCAATGGTGTTCATGA
- the rsmD gene encoding 16S rRNA (guanine(966)-N(2))-methyltransferase RsmD: MRIIAGKAGRLAIKVPSAVARPTTDFVRQAIFSILGERNEDARVLDLFAGSGALGLEALSRGAASCVFVDEHRQAASVITENLTKSRLEGGRVVRAEAQAFLKRDTATYDLIFADPPYFKHAGDKDHVTALLTSDHLPPRLAPGGSFIAEISSNQRSPESPAWTLVDRREYGSSAILRYEAIS; this comes from the coding sequence ATGAGGATCATCGCCGGAAAAGCAGGCCGCCTGGCCATCAAGGTTCCCTCGGCCGTCGCCCGCCCCACCACGGACTTCGTCCGCCAGGCGATCTTCTCCATCCTCGGGGAGCGCAACGAGGACGCCCGCGTGCTGGATCTTTTCGCCGGGTCCGGAGCGCTGGGACTGGAGGCACTGAGCCGTGGCGCCGCCTCCTGCGTTTTTGTCGATGAGCACCGGCAGGCCGCATCTGTCATCACGGAGAACCTCACGAAGTCCCGTCTGGAGGGAGGCCGCGTGGTCCGTGCGGAGGCCCAGGCTTTCCTGAAGCGGGACACCGCCACCTACGATCTGATCTTCGCGGATCCGCCCTACTTCAAACATGCCGGGGACAAGGATCACGTGACCGCGCTGCTCACCAGCGACCATCTACCCCCGCGCCTCGCCCCCGGCGGCTCCTTCATCGCGGAGATCTCCTCAAACCAGCGCAGCCCGGAGTCCCCCGCATGGACGCTGGTGGACCGCCGCGAATACGGCAGCAGCGCCATCCTCCGCTACGAAGCCATCTCCTGA